Proteins found in one Sporosarcina sp. FSL K6-3457 genomic segment:
- a CDS encoding MetQ/NlpA family ABC transporter substrate-binding protein, with product MRKLLILCLAIVTAAILTACGGKDNADGEIVKVKIGVNGSDGVQWPILQEKAAKEGIDIELIEFADYVLPNNALAQGDVDLNAFQHFTFLAQYVKESGNELVPIGSTMFAPLGVYSEKIKDISEIKEGDKIAIPDDPSNQARALRLLESADLISLSDDFGLFGDPTKITANPLNLDIIPMVAQQTPRVLPDVTAAIINNGIAGQAGFSPGEDPIFRESADDENIYPYVNLIAASAKEKDNKTFKRIVELYQEEDIEKAVEEDTKGGSYLIRLTQEEIDTVFEDLKK from the coding sequence ATGAGAAAATTATTGATTTTATGTTTAGCAATTGTAACTGCAGCTATATTAACTGCGTGTGGTGGAAAAGACAATGCGGATGGTGAAATAGTCAAGGTGAAAATAGGCGTTAATGGTTCAGATGGCGTTCAGTGGCCGATTCTGCAAGAAAAAGCAGCAAAAGAAGGCATCGACATCGAACTGATCGAATTCGCAGATTATGTATTGCCTAATAATGCACTTGCACAAGGCGATGTTGACTTAAATGCATTCCAACACTTCACCTTCCTAGCCCAATATGTAAAAGAAAGTGGAAATGAACTTGTTCCAATTGGCTCGACGATGTTTGCACCACTCGGCGTTTACTCTGAAAAAATTAAAGATATTTCCGAAATCAAAGAAGGCGACAAAATTGCAATTCCTGATGACCCGTCAAACCAAGCACGTGCACTACGTCTACTAGAAAGTGCTGATTTAATTTCACTATCAGATGACTTTGGATTGTTTGGGGATCCGACGAAAATTACTGCAAATCCATTGAACCTAGACATTATTCCAATGGTTGCTCAACAAACACCACGTGTATTACCAGATGTGACTGCTGCGATTATTAACAACGGAATCGCTGGACAAGCAGGATTCTCACCAGGTGAGGATCCAATCTTTAGAGAATCAGCTGACGATGAAAATATTTACCCATATGTGAATTTAATCGCAGCAAGCGCGAAAGAAAAAGACAATAAAACATTCAAGCGCATCGTGGAGTTATATCAAGAAGAAGATATTGAAAAAGCAGTCGAAGAAGATACAAAAGGTGGATCTTATCTTATTAGGTTGACACAGGAAGAGATTGATACAGTCTTTGAGGATCTTAAAAAATAA
- a CDS encoding methionine ABC transporter ATP-binding protein, producing the protein MIEFKNVSKTFSLGKREVHAVKDVSLSVKKGEIYGIIGFSGAGKSTLLRLVNMLERPTSGSVFIQNVDVSSLSAKELRKQRQNIGMIFQNFNLFNSRTVAGNIAYPLKLAGASKREIHERVQELLAFVGLSDKAKDYPDQLSGGQKQRVGIARALASSPEVLICDEATSALDPDTTADILRLLKKVNKELGITILLITHEMHVIQSICDNVAVMEQGEVIESGAVFETFTNPQHSTTQRFIQSIQQDLPSEKLLDEWRSKGGTRLYRVIFKGEIASDPVLSQVTRKYGIDFNIVYGSVRELQERFFGNLLVSFEGDPTAIQKVLQELETLVDIKEVIKDES; encoded by the coding sequence ATGATTGAATTTAAAAATGTCTCGAAGACGTTTAGTCTTGGAAAACGGGAGGTGCACGCGGTTAAAGATGTTTCCCTTTCTGTTAAAAAAGGTGAAATATACGGCATTATCGGATTTAGTGGTGCCGGAAAAAGCACATTGCTGAGATTAGTCAATATGCTAGAGCGTCCAACTTCTGGATCCGTGTTCATTCAAAATGTTGACGTTAGCTCACTATCAGCGAAGGAGCTGCGTAAGCAACGCCAAAACATCGGAATGATATTCCAAAACTTCAATTTGTTTAACTCGAGAACTGTTGCCGGCAACATCGCTTATCCATTGAAATTGGCCGGTGCATCCAAACGAGAAATCCATGAGCGTGTACAAGAGCTACTCGCTTTTGTTGGACTATCCGATAAGGCAAAAGATTATCCCGACCAACTCTCTGGTGGCCAAAAACAACGCGTCGGGATTGCACGGGCGCTCGCAAGTTCTCCAGAAGTATTAATCTGTGATGAAGCGACCTCCGCTTTGGATCCTGATACAACCGCTGATATTTTACGGCTATTAAAAAAAGTCAACAAGGAGTTAGGCATAACGATTCTTCTAATTACACATGAAATGCATGTCATCCAATCCATTTGCGACAATGTAGCAGTCATGGAGCAAGGCGAAGTGATTGAATCAGGAGCAGTTTTTGAAACTTTTACCAATCCGCAACATTCAACTACGCAACGTTTTATCCAATCGATTCAACAGGACTTACCTTCAGAAAAGCTCTTGGACGAATGGCGATCCAAAGGGGGTACCCGGTTATATCGCGTCATTTTCAAAGGTGAAATTGCAAGTGACCCTGTATTATCGCAAGTAACTCGGAAATACGGTATCGATTTCAACATCGTCTACGGTTCCGTTCGGGAGCTTCAAGAACGTTTTTTCGGAAATCTGCTCGTGTCATTTGAGGGTGATCCAACAGCGATTCAAAAAGTATTGCAGGAACTTGAAACACTTGTTGACATAAAGGAGGTCATTAAAGATGAGAGTTGA
- a CDS encoding QueT transporter family protein has product MSTLKSSPRIAVSELAKIALVAALYVVVTTVLAVISFGAIQLRLSEMFNYLALYHKRYVVAVTAGVVIANFMSPTWFLDVPIGGISTLLVLLLCRYMTRNIKNDVLKIGITAIIFALSMFTVAGQLTFLFGLPFWPTYFTVGLGELLSMTVGGMIFRSLRKKIDFIS; this is encoded by the coding sequence ATGTCAACGCTCAAAAGTTCACCACGCATTGCCGTGAGTGAACTCGCCAAAATCGCACTGGTTGCTGCATTGTATGTCGTTGTGACGACGGTACTAGCAGTCATTAGTTTTGGTGCCATCCAACTCCGCTTGTCGGAAATGTTTAACTACCTCGCCTTGTACCACAAACGCTATGTCGTTGCGGTTACAGCAGGCGTCGTCATCGCCAATTTTATGTCGCCTACTTGGTTTCTCGACGTGCCAATTGGTGGAATTTCGACCCTACTCGTTTTATTGCTTTGCCGATATATGACGAGAAACATCAAGAATGATGTGCTGAAAATAGGGATTACGGCTATCATTTTTGCTTTATCCATGTTTACGGTTGCTGGACAATTAACGTTTCTATTTGGACTTCCTTTCTGGCCTACTTATTTCACAGTCGGTCTTGGGGAATTGTTGTCGATGACAGTTGGTGGAATGATATTCCGTTCATTGCGCAAGAAAATAGACTTTATTTCATAA
- a CDS encoding helix-turn-helix domain-containing protein, which yields MKWADYKKQITALDPIEVHEIEIIAQLIQRRLELGLTQLEVANRSGLKQAAIARLEKEHTIPRLDTLERVSHALGLRVTLVDDKQSSSESSSMEHV from the coding sequence ATGAAGTGGGCTGACTATAAAAAACAAATAACCGCTTTAGACCCTATTGAAGTTCATGAAATTGAAATCATTGCTCAACTCATACAACGGCGATTAGAGCTTGGTTTAACTCAACTTGAAGTAGCCAATCGCTCTGGATTAAAGCAAGCTGCCATTGCACGATTAGAAAAAGAGCATACCATTCCACGCCTCGACACGTTGGAAAGGGTTTCGCACGCACTTGGTCTTCGCGTTACGTTAGTCGATGATAAGCAATCGTCTAGTGAATCCAGCAGCATGGAGCATGTATAA
- a CDS encoding DUF2829 domain-containing protein: protein MTFEEILPRLKAGEKVIRSGWGGAELYVVLVGAGEHDGKSLNPYFLIDVEGEGYTMFTPTVCDLLAEDWIIVD, encoded by the coding sequence ATGACGTTTGAAGAAATTTTACCACGTTTAAAAGCTGGTGAGAAAGTCATTCGCAGTGGCTGGGGCGGCGCAGAATTGTATGTCGTATTAGTAGGTGCCGGAGAGCATGATGGAAAATCCTTGAACCCATATTTTTTAATTGATGTCGAAGGAGAGGGCTATACAATGTTCACTCCAACGGTTTGTGATTTGTTGGCGGAGGATTGGATCATTGTTGATTAA
- a CDS encoding DEAD/DEAH box helicase, whose translation MSERSFEDYQLSNEITRALALLKYETPTEVQREVIPRALDKQDLIVQSQTGSGKTAAFGIPLCEMIDWEGQNPQAVILTPTRELAVQVRDDVAAIGRVKGIRTMAVYGKESFAQQQEELERKTHIVVGTPGRVRDHIDKETVIVDDIKYLIIDEADEMLSMGFAAQVEAIIEKLPTTRVTMIFSATWPTTVENLCNKYMDDPITIHIASTGITTSAIDHSVIKVKETGKMALLKNVIGIEKPASCIIFCKTKRQVDTVFAELEKSSYSCEKIHGGIAQEVRFAVMDGFKRGNFRYLVATDVAARGIDVEHISLVINYDVPTEKESYVHRTGRTGRAGKKGKAITFATPADSEALSTIETYIGFEIPVREALAQQKVAGREGVKNNNMMKLHFNGGKKKKLRAVDFVGTIANIPGVTADDIGVITIEDSLTYIEMLNGKGLLVLQAMKETTIKGKKLIVSKAVKG comes from the coding sequence ATGAGCGAAAGAAGTTTTGAAGACTATCAGTTAAGCAATGAAATAACACGAGCCCTTGCTTTATTAAAATATGAAACGCCAACAGAGGTTCAACGTGAAGTCATACCAAGAGCCTTAGACAAACAGGATCTTATCGTGCAATCTCAAACGGGCAGTGGCAAGACGGCGGCATTTGGTATCCCACTTTGTGAAATGATTGATTGGGAGGGGCAAAATCCACAAGCAGTGATTCTGACACCTACTCGGGAGCTTGCTGTTCAAGTGCGAGACGATGTAGCAGCTATCGGGCGAGTGAAAGGAATTAGAACGATGGCGGTTTACGGCAAAGAATCTTTTGCACAACAACAGGAAGAATTGGAACGGAAAACGCATATTGTTGTCGGTACACCCGGGCGTGTAAGGGACCATATTGACAAAGAAACAGTCATTGTAGATGACATAAAGTATTTGATCATAGATGAAGCAGATGAAATGCTTAGTATGGGTTTTGCTGCTCAAGTAGAAGCGATTATTGAAAAACTTCCTACCACTAGAGTAACGATGATCTTTTCCGCTACATGGCCTACAACTGTTGAAAATCTTTGCAATAAATATATGGACGATCCCATAACTATCCACATTGCATCTACTGGAATCACGACGAGTGCGATTGACCATAGCGTGATTAAAGTGAAAGAAACAGGAAAAATGGCATTGCTGAAAAATGTTATTGGTATTGAAAAGCCTGCTAGCTGTATCATCTTCTGCAAAACGAAAAGACAAGTTGACACTGTGTTTGCAGAGTTGGAGAAATCCAGCTATTCCTGTGAAAAAATCCACGGTGGAATTGCCCAAGAAGTTCGATTTGCGGTTATGGATGGCTTCAAAAGGGGTAATTTCCGCTATCTCGTGGCGACCGATGTGGCAGCGAGGGGAATCGATGTAGAGCATATTTCACTAGTCATCAACTATGATGTTCCAACGGAAAAGGAGAGCTATGTCCACCGAACTGGCAGAACCGGTCGTGCGGGTAAAAAAGGAAAGGCGATTACGTTTGCAACACCAGCTGACAGCGAGGCCCTTTCAACAATTGAAACATACATTGGCTTTGAGATACCTGTAAGGGAAGCACTAGCGCAGCAGAAAGTAGCTGGTCGTGAGGGAGTCAAAAATAATAATATGATGAAGCTCCATTTCAACGGTGGAAAAAAGAAGAAGCTTCGGGCTGTAGATTTTGTTGGAACGATCGCGAATATCCCTGGAGTAACAGCAGATGATATTGGTGTGATTACCATAGAGGATAGTTTGACTTATATTGAAATGCTGAATGGTAAAGGTTTATTGGTTTTGCAGGCGATGAAGGAGACTACTATTAAGGGGAAGAAGCTTATAGTTAGCAAGGCGGTTAAAGGCTAA
- a CDS encoding AlbA family DNA-binding domain-containing protein translates to MDQQLLEELLTKNESEMLDFKATLYRKEQYEALLKDILGMANANVLGSRYIVMGVKQYTTGESNIIGVSGEAIDSSTFQQLVLENIEPALQSELHYFTFQEKQLAVLEVVTPEEQPYMLKKQYGKLHIGTCYVRKGATNGYALRTDFDRFYMKRPFEIRILHPMLRAVDSDSGCASLECSFRNLTEFPVTIHRGFLEVNGHEGIRSRHLLSGYGRDIPGADYRLYLAPKTEISGDFQFDFTSSDCLRIGLNTDGYTGESLQFTLTLVDTTKIEYSITLDDCDVFAKGEFLWKVRKHAKQ, encoded by the coding sequence ATGGATCAGCAGTTGTTAGAAGAACTTTTAACTAAAAACGAATCTGAAATGCTTGATTTCAAAGCAACACTTTATCGCAAAGAACAATACGAAGCATTACTCAAAGATATATTAGGCATGGCAAATGCCAACGTACTTGGATCACGCTATATAGTGATGGGTGTGAAACAATATACCACAGGTGAAAGTAACATAATTGGGGTTTCGGGAGAAGCTATAGACTCTTCTACGTTTCAACAACTAGTACTTGAAAATATTGAACCTGCTTTACAAAGTGAACTACATTATTTTACGTTTCAAGAAAAGCAGTTGGCCGTACTTGAAGTTGTTACACCTGAAGAGCAACCTTACATGTTAAAAAAGCAGTATGGAAAATTACATATCGGGACTTGTTATGTCCGTAAAGGAGCAACAAATGGTTATGCACTTCGTACTGACTTTGATCGATTTTATATGAAACGGCCTTTTGAAATACGAATTTTGCATCCTATGTTGCGTGCCGTTGATTCGGATAGTGGTTGTGCGTCATTGGAATGTTCATTTCGAAACTTAACCGAATTTCCGGTTACAATTCATCGTGGATTTCTTGAGGTAAATGGGCATGAAGGTATCCGCTCACGACATCTTCTTTCTGGGTATGGAAGAGATATTCCCGGTGCCGATTACCGATTATACCTCGCACCTAAAACTGAAATTTCAGGGGATTTTCAATTTGATTTTACATCTAGTGACTGTTTACGAATTGGATTGAACACAGATGGATATACAGGAGAGTCCTTGCAATTTACTTTAACTCTTGTTGATACAACTAAAATCGAATATTCCATTACTCTCGATGATTGCGACGTATTTGCAAAAGGCGAATTTTTATGGAAAGTTCGGAAGCATGCAAAGCAATAA
- a CDS encoding 3-oxoacyl-ACP reductase: MKFEEFNGQTVFITGAASGIGQAQAIAFLDNGANVFAFDRQEEGLQLLKEQYGTRFAYAVGNVSNRDDVKQAVDQALSMFQHIDILLNTAGILDGFAKTLETDEALWDRIMDTNVKGMYVVTNAILPSMLQRKSGVIVNMASIAGLVAGGGGAAYTASKHAVIGYTKQTDADYCRAGIRVNAIAPGAIQTPMNKADFEGDGEMAKWVAAETPAGRWAQPSEVAGLTLYLASQAADYIHGTVIPMDGGWIAK, translated from the coding sequence ATGAAGTTTGAAGAATTTAATGGACAAACGGTCTTTATAACGGGGGCTGCTTCTGGGATTGGTCAAGCACAAGCGATTGCATTTCTAGACAATGGGGCAAATGTTTTTGCGTTTGATCGGCAAGAGGAAGGACTCCAGTTGTTAAAAGAGCAGTACGGTACACGTTTTGCTTATGCTGTTGGGAATGTCAGCAATCGCGATGATGTCAAACAAGCGGTAGATCAGGCACTTTCGATGTTTCAACATATCGATATTCTATTGAATACGGCTGGTATTTTAGATGGCTTTGCTAAGACATTAGAAACGGATGAAGCGTTGTGGGACCGTATTATGGATACGAATGTAAAAGGCATGTATGTTGTCACGAATGCGATTTTACCCTCTATGCTACAACGAAAATCTGGGGTCATTGTGAATATGGCATCGATTGCCGGACTGGTTGCAGGTGGGGGAGGCGCGGCTTATACAGCCTCTAAGCATGCCGTTATTGGCTATACGAAACAGACCGATGCTGATTATTGTCGCGCGGGGATTCGTGTCAATGCGATTGCACCAGGCGCCATCCAAACACCGATGAACAAAGCCGATTTTGAAGGTGATGGCGAAATGGCGAAGTGGGTTGCTGCAGAAACCCCGGCAGGACGATGGGCGCAACCAAGTGAAGTAGCGGGCTTAACCTTGTACTTGGCAAGTCAAGCAGCTGATTATATTCACGGTACAGTGATCCCAATGGATGGCGGTTGGATTGCGAAGTAA
- a CDS encoding methionine ABC transporter permease, whose amino-acid sequence MRVDWSTFWPRIVEATGETLIMVIATLIFGSIIGISLGLLLFVTRENNILENKAVSQVLNIFINIIRPIPFIIFLVAISQLTRLVVGTTIGTAAAIFPMTIVASFVIARVVENNLVSIDPGVIEAAQAMGASPLRIIFTVLIPEALGPLILGLTFVSVSLIDFSAIAGTVGGGGLGHIAMTYGYQRFDASVMIVTVVILILMVQLAQWIGNTLSKKIMRR is encoded by the coding sequence ATGAGAGTTGATTGGTCCACGTTTTGGCCACGGATTGTAGAGGCGACGGGCGAAACGCTCATTATGGTGATTGCCACCCTTATTTTCGGTTCAATTATAGGAATTTCCCTTGGTCTTCTACTATTTGTGACAAGAGAAAATAATATCTTGGAAAATAAAGCCGTTTCGCAAGTATTAAATATTTTCATTAATATCATACGCCCGATTCCATTTATCATTTTCCTAGTTGCCATTTCACAACTAACAAGATTAGTTGTCGGTACAACGATTGGAACGGCTGCAGCAATTTTCCCAATGACAATTGTGGCAAGTTTCGTTATTGCCCGAGTCGTTGAGAATAACTTGGTTAGTATTGACCCCGGCGTTATTGAAGCCGCACAAGCAATGGGAGCAAGTCCCCTTCGCATCATCTTTACCGTATTAATTCCCGAAGCGCTTGGGCCGTTGATTTTAGGGTTGACTTTCGTCTCAGTGAGTCTAATCGATTTCTCCGCAATTGCCGGAACAGTTGGGGGCGGTGGCCTTGGACACATTGCCATGACTTATGGTTACCAGCGGTTCGATGCAAGTGTCATGATTGTAACGGTTGTCATTCTCATTCTTATGGTGCAACTTGCGCAGTGGATTGGAAATACGCTTTCTAAAAAGATTATGCGTCGTTAA